In a genomic window of Bradyrhizobium ontarionense:
- a CDS encoding bifunctional [glutamine synthetase] adenylyltransferase/[glutamine synthetase]-adenylyl-L-tyrosine phosphorylase translates to MISSAPGNADGQSSLAARFVAGPHVRAPATAEQRLDDWLAELAPPQATGLKALLAEGWARTILLGIAECSPYLFDLVRADARRLERLLRSEPQAHLAELIARTGREVFAAASEAEVMSLLRRLKSEAALLIALCDIGGVWPVMQVTAALTDVATASVQMALRHLFRQEAARGRLSPEDAEQPELGSGLFVLAMGKMGAGELNYSSDIDLIVFFDPETSTLAPDIEPQPFFVRVTQALARLLQQRTADGYVFRVDLRLRPDPASTQVAMSTEAALHYYERDGRTWERAAMIKARVCAGDIAAGEAMLAELAPFVWRKHLDFQALTDVHDMKRQMQVYRGHSEIAVEGHNVKVGRGGIREIEFFAQTQQLIAGGRHPELRVRPTLQALDVLTTSKWITEQARDELGVAYQFLRRVEHRLQMMADEQIHSLPDDVEGMGRFACFFGYESRECFAIDLLFHLNIVLGHYARLFEGDPTGTVSLPPVNFGAGPDEPRLMEHLAALGFRDPVTVAKILQQWLAGEYRVFRAETTRTAFAEFLPVLIDGLAHADEPDRAVVAFDRFLQALQRGGRLITLLGQNRDLVSLVALVLGAAPRLGDMLARQPRLMDGLIDPRFFGAIPDQRELSARLASTLRDAGTYEEFLDRLRMFGQESLFLIGTRILSGTISAQQAGTAFADVAEGIVHTVHGLVTDRFAAQHGRIKGQETAIVAMGRLGAREMTASSDIDLILLYDFDADEPDSDGERTLQGAHYFARFTQRLISAFTSRTNYGVLYDIDMRLRPSGRAGPLASHIESFAHYQEHEAWTWEHMALTRARVISASPAFRARIEEIIQAALRRARDTSAIARDVADMRRAIAAEKGEAHLWDLKHAAGGMVDIDFVAQYLQLIHAATKPEILDVSSLQVLDNAERLGVLPRAEVVILRQAARLYHDLTQILRLCVSDRFKPDLAGDDLLRVMARAGDAPDFSALEARLRETQSEVRRVFTALLEG, encoded by the coding sequence ATGATCTCATCCGCGCCGGGAAACGCGGACGGGCAGAGCAGTCTGGCCGCGCGTTTTGTTGCCGGCCCGCATGTCCGTGCGCCTGCGACAGCAGAGCAACGTCTCGATGACTGGCTCGCCGAGCTCGCGCCGCCGCAGGCCACCGGCCTGAAGGCGTTGCTGGCGGAGGGCTGGGCCCGCACGATTCTGCTGGGGATCGCCGAGTGCTCGCCCTATCTGTTCGATCTCGTCCGCGCCGATGCCAGGCGGCTGGAGCGGCTGCTGCGCTCCGAGCCGCAGGCGCATCTTGCCGAGCTGATCGCGCGCACTGGCCGCGAGGTGTTCGCGGCCGCCAGCGAGGCCGAGGTGATGAGCCTGCTGCGTCGGCTCAAGTCGGAGGCGGCGCTGCTGATCGCACTGTGCGACATCGGCGGGGTTTGGCCGGTGATGCAGGTGACGGCGGCGCTGACCGATGTCGCGACCGCGTCGGTGCAGATGGCGCTGCGCCATCTGTTCCGCCAGGAGGCCGCGCGCGGCCGGCTCTCGCCCGAGGATGCCGAGCAGCCGGAGCTGGGCAGCGGTCTGTTCGTGCTGGCGATGGGCAAGATGGGCGCCGGCGAGCTGAATTATTCCAGCGACATCGACCTGATCGTGTTCTTCGATCCCGAGACCAGCACGCTGGCTCCCGACATCGAGCCGCAGCCGTTCTTCGTGCGCGTCACCCAGGCGCTGGCGCGGCTGCTGCAGCAGCGTACCGCTGACGGCTACGTGTTCCGGGTCGATCTCCGGCTGCGGCCGGATCCGGCCTCGACGCAGGTGGCGATGTCGACGGAGGCGGCGCTGCACTACTACGAGCGCGACGGGCGCACCTGGGAGCGTGCCGCCATGATCAAGGCGCGGGTGTGCGCCGGCGACATCGCCGCGGGCGAGGCGATGCTCGCCGAGCTGGCGCCCTTCGTCTGGCGCAAGCACCTGGATTTCCAGGCGCTGACCGACGTGCACGACATGAAGCGGCAGATGCAGGTCTATCGCGGTCACAGCGAGATCGCGGTCGAGGGCCACAACGTCAAGGTCGGCCGCGGCGGCATCCGCGAGATCGAGTTCTTCGCGCAGACCCAGCAGCTGATCGCCGGTGGCCGCCATCCGGAGCTGCGCGTGCGTCCGACCCTGCAGGCGCTCGACGTGCTCACCACCAGCAAGTGGATCACGGAACAGGCCCGTGACGAGCTCGGCGTCGCCTATCAGTTCCTGCGCCGCGTCGAGCATCGGCTGCAAATGATGGCGGACGAACAGATCCACAGCCTGCCGGACGACGTTGAGGGGATGGGGCGGTTCGCGTGCTTTTTCGGCTATGAGAGCCGCGAATGCTTCGCGATCGATCTGCTGTTCCACCTCAACATCGTGCTGGGACATTATGCCAGGCTGTTCGAAGGCGATCCCACCGGTACCGTCAGCCTGCCGCCGGTGAATTTCGGCGCCGGACCCGACGAGCCGCGCCTGATGGAACATCTTGCAGCGCTCGGTTTCCGCGATCCCGTCACGGTCGCGAAGATCCTGCAGCAATGGCTCGCGGGCGAGTATCGCGTGTTCCGTGCCGAAACGACGCGCACGGCCTTTGCCGAATTCCTTCCCGTGCTGATCGACGGTCTCGCCCATGCCGACGAGCCCGATCGCGCGGTGGTGGCGTTCGACCGCTTCCTGCAGGCGCTGCAGCGGGGCGGGCGCCTCATCACGCTGCTCGGGCAGAACCGCGACCTGGTCTCGCTGGTTGCGCTGGTGCTGGGAGCGGCGCCTCGGCTCGGCGACATGCTGGCGCGGCAGCCGCGGCTGATGGATGGCCTGATCGATCCGCGCTTCTTCGGCGCCATCCCGGACCAGCGCGAATTGTCGGCGCGGCTGGCCTCGACCCTGCGGGACGCCGGCACCTATGAGGAGTTCCTTGACCGCCTGCGCATGTTCGGCCAGGAGAGCCTGTTCCTGATCGGCACGCGCATCCTGTCCGGCACGATATCGGCGCAGCAGGCCGGCACCGCCTTCGCCGACGTCGCCGAGGGCATCGTGCACACCGTGCACGGCCTCGTCACCGATCGCTTCGCCGCCCAGCATGGCCGTATCAAGGGCCAGGAGACGGCGATCGTCGCGATGGGGCGGCTCGGGGCCCGCGAGATGACCGCGTCGTCCGACATCGACCTGATCCTGCTCTATGATTTCGATGCCGATGAACCCGACTCCGACGGCGAGCGCACGCTGCAGGGGGCGCACTACTTCGCCCGCTTCACGCAGCGGCTGATCTCGGCCTTCACCTCACGCACCAATTACGGCGTGCTCTACGACATCGACATGCGGCTGCGGCCGTCGGGCCGCGCCGGCCCGCTCGCCTCGCACATCGAGTCCTTCGCCCATTATCAGGAGCACGAGGCCTGGACCTGGGAGCACATGGCGCTGACGCGGGCGCGGGTGATCTCGGCCTCGCCCGCGTTTCGGGCCCGCATCGAGGAGATCATCCAGGCGGCGCTGCGGCGGGCGCGTGATACGTCCGCGATCGCACGCGACGTCGCCGACATGCGCCGCGCGATCGCAGCCGAGAAGGGCGAGGCCCATCTGTGGGATCTGAAGCATGCCGCCGGCGGCATGGTCGATATCGACTTCGTCGCGCAATATCTGCAGCTCATCCACGCGGCGACGAAGCCCGAGATCCTCGACGTCAGCTCGCTCCAGGTGCTGGACAATGCCGAGCGGCTCGGCGTGCTGCCGCGCGCCGAGGTCGTCATCCTGCGCCAGGCGGCGCGGCTCTATCACGATCTGACGCAGATACTCCGACTCTGCGTCAGCGACAGGTTCAAGCCGGATCTGGCCGGCGATGACCTGCTGCGGGTGATGGCGCGGGCCGGCGATGCACCGGACTTCTCGGCGCTGGAGGCGCGGCTGCGCGAGACGCAGAGCGAGGTGCGCCGCGTGTTCACGGCGCTGCTGGAGGGGTGA
- a CDS encoding ATP-binding protein — protein MTAFGKLIRTTAFRLTLVYLLLFALFAASLLGYFAWNTRRLITEQISTTVTAEISEMTDIYTRGGLRWTVGAIESRALRPGANLYLITTATGQMIAGNVGSLAPGVMGSSGWSETFYRRLDDTSDQNHRALVYVTQLSSGFRLLIGRDLEERRRLFGIVAKAAQWSLLVVIVLGIGGGIFVARRVLRRIDAMTGTTQRIMAGDLTGRLPVGRSGDELDRLAENLNAMLERIEALMTGLKEVSDNIAHDLKTPLTRLRNRAEEALAKSRSEEEYRAALERTIEESDGLIRTFNALLMIARAESGQARGDMVEFDAADVAGGIHELYEPLAEDNEMTLRVKSAAAPVHGNRELISQALANLVENAIKYGRPAALPLDSNLAASSREILIEARREGGQVLLSVTDHGPGIPEAERKHAVERFVRLEASRTLPGSGLGLSLAAAVATLHGGELRLGDAHPGLVATLVLPAGAGLSAKLAAPTQDVPQKAA, from the coding sequence GTGACGGCCTTCGGTAAGCTGATCCGAACCACCGCGTTCCGGCTGACGCTGGTCTATCTGCTGTTGTTCGCGCTGTTCGCGGCTTCGCTGCTCGGCTATTTCGCCTGGAATACGCGCCGCCTCATCACCGAGCAGATCTCGACCACGGTCACCGCCGAGATCAGCGAGATGACCGACATCTACACCCGCGGCGGCCTGCGCTGGACCGTCGGCGCCATCGAGAGTCGCGCGCTGCGACCCGGCGCCAATCTGTATCTCATCACCACCGCGACGGGCCAGATGATCGCCGGCAATGTCGGCTCGCTCGCGCCCGGCGTGATGGGCTCGTCCGGCTGGTCGGAAACCTTCTATCGCCGGCTCGATGACACCAGTGATCAGAACCATCGCGCGCTGGTCTATGTCACGCAGCTGTCGAGCGGCTTTCGTCTGCTGATCGGGCGCGACCTCGAGGAGCGGCGCCGGCTGTTCGGCATCGTCGCCAAGGCGGCGCAATGGTCGCTTCTGGTGGTCATCGTGCTCGGCATCGGCGGCGGCATCTTCGTCGCACGGCGCGTGCTGCGTCGGATCGATGCGATGACCGGCACGACGCAGCGGATCATGGCCGGCGACCTCACGGGGCGGCTGCCGGTCGGGCGCAGCGGCGACGAGCTCGATCGTCTCGCGGAAAACCTCAACGCGATGCTGGAGCGCATCGAGGCGCTGATGACCGGCCTCAAGGAGGTCTCCGACAACATCGCGCATGATCTGAAGACGCCGCTGACGCGGCTGCGCAACCGTGCCGAGGAGGCGCTGGCGAAGTCGCGGTCCGAGGAGGAATATCGCGCGGCGCTCGAGCGCACGATCGAGGAATCCGACGGCCTGATCCGCACCTTCAATGCGCTCTTGATGATCGCGCGCGCGGAGTCCGGACAGGCGCGCGGCGACATGGTCGAATTCGATGCCGCCGACGTCGCTGGCGGCATCCATGAGCTCTACGAGCCGCTCGCCGAGGACAATGAGATGACCTTGCGCGTCAAGTCTGCGGCAGCGCCAGTGCATGGCAATCGCGAGCTGATCAGCCAGGCGCTCGCCAATCTCGTCGAGAACGCGATCAAGTACGGCAGGCCGGCCGCGTTGCCGCTCGATTCCAATCTGGCTGCGAGCAGCCGGGAGATCCTGATCGAGGCGCGGCGGGAGGGCGGACAGGTGCTGCTCAGCGTCACCGATCATGGCCCGGGCATTCCCGAGGCCGAGCGCAAGCACGCCGTCGAGCGGTTCGTGCGGCTGGAGGCGAGCCGCACCTTGCCGGGTTCCGGGCTCGGCCTCAGTCTCGCCGCGGCGGTGGCGACCCTGCATGGCGGCGAGCTGAGGCTGGGCGACGCCCATCCCGGGCTGGTCGCGACCCTGGTCCTGCCCGCGGGCGCGGGCCTGTCCGCGAAGCTTGCGGCTCCAACACAGGATGTGCCACAGAAGGCGGCATGA
- the gcvA gene encoding transcriptional regulator GcvA: MRPRLPPLNALRAFEAAARNLSVTKAADELCVTPAAVTQQLKILEDALGRRLIRRVGRGVELTENGQQLFPVLCRTFSDISSAVTGLTSHSATKLRTSFLATVAQRWLAPRLIGFRRQFPDIAVAVSTSFRLVDFTREDIDVALRLGYGSWPGLHSTFVMNEELFPVCSPTLLREATLPAGSDLLRCHSLVHTIVRPTDWHAWQVEAGLEDFDATSGFHCENSALALEMAEYGLGLAIGRTPLVISALASGRLVAPFAARMSNPMSYYLVCQDTAARRPEIARFRDWIVNEGIETMEAIKKYIRRSDP, translated from the coding sequence ATGCGACCCCGCCTTCCCCCGTTGAACGCGCTTCGCGCCTTCGAAGCAGCGGCTCGCAACCTCAGTGTCACGAAAGCAGCCGACGAGCTCTGCGTAACGCCGGCCGCAGTGACACAGCAGCTCAAGATTCTGGAAGACGCGCTTGGCCGTCGCTTGATCCGCCGCGTCGGCCGCGGCGTAGAGTTGACAGAAAACGGCCAGCAGCTCTTTCCCGTCCTTTGCCGAACCTTTTCGGATATTTCGTCAGCAGTCACCGGGCTGACGTCGCATAGCGCGACGAAACTCAGAACCAGCTTTCTGGCGACCGTCGCCCAGAGATGGCTGGCGCCGAGGTTGATCGGGTTTCGGCGACAATTCCCGGATATTGCCGTCGCCGTCTCAACGTCGTTCCGCCTGGTCGATTTTACGAGAGAGGATATCGATGTCGCCTTGCGGCTCGGCTACGGATCCTGGCCGGGGCTCCATTCGACGTTCGTGATGAACGAAGAACTGTTCCCGGTCTGCTCGCCCACCCTGCTGCGCGAAGCGACACTCCCTGCTGGATCAGACCTGCTTCGTTGCCATTCGCTGGTCCACACCATCGTTCGGCCGACGGACTGGCACGCTTGGCAGGTCGAGGCCGGACTCGAGGATTTCGATGCCACCTCAGGATTTCATTGTGAAAATTCTGCGCTCGCGCTCGAGATGGCCGAATACGGGTTGGGACTTGCGATCGGCCGAACGCCGCTGGTCATTTCCGCACTCGCATCAGGACGATTGGTGGCGCCATTTGCGGCGCGGATGTCAAATCCTATGTCCTACTATCTGGTCTGTCAGGACACCGCCGCACGACGCCCCGAGATTGCCCGATTTCGCGACTGGATCGTAAATGAAGGTATCGAAACGATGGAGGCGATCAAGAAGTACATCCGGCGATCCGATCCTTAG
- a CDS encoding acyl-CoA dehydrogenase family protein, translating into MDRLDGTVYWGADQPSLATLYATVEALLPRWRKRAEEARRLGKLPRESVDELFDAGLLQLAMPKRFGGLELDWPVLAEVARLAARACPSTAWIVGLVGGHIQIVSRFPAEAVNAVFRSGARQLVATGSATAAGGISLDGGAYRVDGRWRLGSGVDYATWVVVSGPCLHPSRRDARTVMALLPAIDIEIGDDWQAIGMAGTGSRDIIIRDRSISESWAQPLDNVLGRSAERGGHYLQSVSLIPYLTSVIVGPLLGCAEGAVAAGLAIMRERHGRQPNGNQWAFAMRAGEIIADIECARLLYRSILSRLHEAGCYSRDLSDRDYAAIKRDRARLTRLCVNAVQQLVSQLGTSVIAQTHPVQRHWCDLQVMAAHMDVNWDRAMADYGTALLAQP; encoded by the coding sequence ATGGATAGGCTGGACGGGACGGTCTATTGGGGAGCGGACCAGCCGTCGCTTGCGACGCTCTATGCGACAGTCGAGGCGCTGCTCCCACGATGGCGCAAACGTGCGGAGGAAGCCCGCAGGCTTGGGAAGCTGCCGCGCGAGTCGGTCGATGAGCTGTTCGACGCCGGATTGCTTCAGCTCGCGATGCCGAAGCGTTTCGGCGGCCTCGAATTGGATTGGCCCGTCCTAGCAGAAGTGGCAAGGCTCGCGGCGCGCGCGTGCCCTTCGACAGCATGGATCGTGGGCCTGGTCGGAGGACACATTCAGATCGTATCGCGATTTCCAGCAGAGGCCGTGAACGCGGTCTTCCGGAGCGGGGCCCGTCAACTTGTCGCGACGGGATCGGCGACGGCGGCCGGCGGAATATCCCTGGACGGTGGCGCATATCGGGTCGATGGTCGGTGGCGACTCGGCTCCGGCGTGGACTATGCGACATGGGTGGTCGTGTCCGGTCCATGCCTGCATCCGTCCCGACGCGACGCCCGGACGGTTATGGCGCTGCTGCCAGCCATCGACATCGAGATCGGCGATGATTGGCAGGCCATCGGAATGGCAGGGACCGGTTCGCGCGACATCATTATCCGCGATCGTTCGATTTCAGAAAGCTGGGCGCAGCCGCTGGACAATGTTCTGGGGCGTTCGGCGGAACGCGGTGGTCACTACTTGCAGTCGGTTTCTCTTATTCCCTATCTGACCAGCGTCATCGTCGGCCCTCTGCTCGGCTGTGCGGAGGGAGCGGTCGCGGCGGGACTTGCGATCATGCGAGAGCGCCATGGACGGCAGCCGAATGGGAATCAATGGGCGTTCGCCATGCGCGCCGGCGAGATCATCGCCGATATCGAATGCGCACGACTTTTGTATCGCAGCATTCTATCAAGACTGCATGAGGCGGGTTGCTACAGCCGCGATCTCTCCGATCGAGACTATGCAGCGATCAAGCGGGATCGGGCCAGGCTGACCCGCTTGTGCGTGAACGCCGTGCAACAACTGGTGTCCCAGCTTGGAACCTCCGTCATCGCACAGACGCACCCGGTGCAGCGCCACTGGTGCGATCTCCAGGTCATGGCTGCACACATGGATGTGAATTGGGATCGCGCGATGGCAGACTACGGCACGGCTCTTCTTGCGCAGCCCTGA
- a CDS encoding class I adenylate-forming enzyme family protein: protein MCLFHHYIERSVRDYPEKIAVKIDGARATYRELDDIGNQVAARLVDDGIRAGDRVAIYGAISVRLLGVVLGIFKAGAVLVGVHHTFGLRKLMFELQDSGACAVITDRAAELRELQSGITIYGCEDDFSAAVPERDCSFCREVREEDISVIFYTSGSTSRPKGVAVNHKNMIAAFKSVTGYLKNTSEDVVLSYSTLGSDYGFYNVMMPLMFGGTALVERALPDDPDEIIDLIDAHGVTGLQVFPPFIFHLLKATALGRRAPRSLRYISTSGQALPVKHIRRLREAWPSVQIFSNYGLTECKRVSFLPPDEIDQRPQSVGRAIPGVRTYLFGEDRSLMAEPGQVGELGVAGDLLMQKYWNMPEETSDRMIEGVAGEARVFLTGDLFRVDGQGYLYYVARKDDAFARSGFKVNPREIEQLLITHPAVSEAAVVPVADETVGHLPKALIVAEQATSITSQELVEYCTMHLDWHMVPAFVEFVPALPRTASGKTATRALS from the coding sequence GTGTGCCTTTTCCATCACTATATTGAACGCAGTGTTCGAGACTATCCAGAGAAGATCGCAGTGAAGATCGATGGCGCGCGCGCGACCTATCGCGAGCTGGATGATATCGGCAATCAGGTCGCCGCTCGCCTCGTCGATGACGGCATCCGTGCTGGAGACAGGGTCGCGATCTATGGCGCGATTTCCGTTCGTTTGCTCGGTGTTGTTCTCGGCATATTCAAGGCCGGTGCGGTTCTCGTGGGAGTTCATCACACCTTCGGGCTCCGAAAGCTGATGTTCGAGCTTCAGGATTCCGGTGCTTGTGCGGTGATCACCGATCGGGCGGCCGAATTGCGGGAGCTCCAGTCAGGCATCACAATCTATGGTTGTGAAGACGATTTTTCTGCCGCCGTGCCAGAACGCGACTGTTCGTTTTGCCGGGAGGTGCGGGAAGAGGATATTTCAGTCATCTTCTATACGTCGGGCTCGACGTCGCGCCCGAAGGGCGTCGCCGTCAATCACAAAAATATGATCGCTGCGTTCAAATCGGTGACCGGCTATCTCAAGAACACATCCGAGGATGTGGTTCTGAGCTATTCGACCTTGGGCTCCGACTACGGCTTCTATAATGTGATGATGCCGCTCATGTTCGGGGGGACCGCGCTCGTCGAGCGGGCTTTGCCGGATGACCCCGATGAGATCATCGATCTGATCGACGCACACGGCGTGACTGGGCTGCAGGTTTTTCCTCCCTTCATCTTCCACCTGTTAAAGGCGACCGCGCTGGGAAGGCGCGCGCCGAGATCGCTGCGTTACATCTCCACGAGCGGCCAGGCCCTGCCGGTGAAGCATATCCGCCGCTTGCGAGAGGCGTGGCCGAGCGTCCAGATCTTCTCCAACTATGGGCTCACGGAGTGCAAGCGCGTCTCGTTTCTGCCGCCCGACGAGATCGATCAACGGCCGCAGTCGGTCGGCCGGGCCATTCCCGGCGTGCGGACCTATCTGTTTGGCGAGGATCGCTCCCTCATGGCCGAGCCGGGGCAGGTCGGCGAGCTCGGTGTTGCCGGCGATCTGCTGATGCAGAAATATTGGAACATGCCGGAAGAGACCTCCGACCGAATGATTGAGGGGGTGGCCGGTGAAGCTCGGGTGTTCCTGACGGGCGACCTGTTCCGCGTCGATGGCCAGGGGTATCTCTATTACGTCGCAAGGAAGGACGACGCCTTTGCGCGGAGCGGGTTCAAGGTCAATCCGCGAGAGATCGAGCAATTGCTCATAACCCACCCCGCGGTTTCGGAAGCCGCCGTAGTCCCCGTCGCCGACGAAACCGTCGGACATCTCCCCAAGGCATTGATCGTGGCGGAGCAGGCGACGTCCATCACGAGCCAGGAACTGGTCGAATACTGCACGATGCATCTCGATTGGCACATGGTGCCTGCCTTCGTGGAGTTCGTACCGGCGCTGCCGCGGACCGCGTCGGGAAAAACCGCGACCCGCGCATTGTCCTGA
- a CDS encoding ectoine synthase, translating to MFVRDLEEVEKTGRFVEWGNGTSHRLLTASDGMGFAVCHTVVRAGTVSRLQYRSHLEACYCIAGEGEVEDMQGNVYRLRPGSIYVLNEHDEHYLRGGPAQDLVLVSVFNPPLAGHEQHNLDADSGSSY from the coding sequence ATGTTTGTACGCGATCTCGAAGAAGTCGAAAAAACAGGCAGGTTCGTCGAGTGGGGAAATGGCACGAGCCACCGGCTATTGACGGCAAGCGATGGAATGGGTTTCGCCGTATGCCACACCGTGGTTCGCGCCGGCACAGTATCAAGGCTGCAATACCGATCTCACCTGGAAGCATGCTATTGCATTGCGGGGGAAGGTGAAGTCGAGGACATGCAAGGCAATGTGTATCGGCTCCGCCCGGGCAGCATCTATGTTCTCAACGAACATGACGAACACTATCTGCGCGGCGGCCCGGCGCAGGATCTGGTGCTGGTAAGCGTGTTCAACCCGCCGCTCGCCGGCCACGAGCAGCACAATCTCGACGCAGACAGCGGATCGTCTTACTGA
- a CDS encoding MFS transporter, which produces MELKHQAFFYSLFLSRLADQILLFLVPLVIFQLTGSVAWSGAAFLLETLPRYLSFPICGVLCDRKSPLALLHISQQFRAVACFAGMTAYAGFGGVGWLIGISVACGVLTTQGLMAREVLLPQVFHRHRFEKVASYTQIADQLGMVLGPLVAAGLLKLWSWEYVVVSTTALFMAADGAMIIWQRFVRPALAEPTPAPSGWALPMKTALRHVIGRPGLVETVLLAAAVNLIIGVTLATSAAMVTGVHGETDSYYAVLQAAGAIATVAILFATAHAPASLQVLGVISYAMIFAGGAVSGLASDAHVYALGFVLIVGFDKMFSVFIRSLRMKIIPREDLGKTTGLIIMLNNLSQPLAGLLVSLFAGLYGAGTVIVALSLFMGLLGPLVAAIWLRRTARTVKLDQR; this is translated from the coding sequence TTGGAACTGAAGCATCAAGCCTTCTTCTACTCTCTCTTCCTCTCACGGCTCGCGGACCAGATCCTTCTGTTTCTGGTCCCGCTGGTCATTTTCCAGTTGACCGGCAGCGTCGCCTGGTCGGGAGCGGCATTCCTGCTCGAGACATTGCCGCGCTACTTGTCGTTTCCGATCTGCGGCGTGCTGTGCGATCGAAAATCACCTTTGGCGCTGTTGCATATTAGTCAGCAGTTTCGTGCCGTGGCCTGCTTCGCAGGCATGACCGCCTACGCGGGCTTCGGCGGAGTCGGCTGGCTGATCGGGATATCCGTCGCCTGCGGCGTTCTGACGACGCAGGGGCTGATGGCGCGCGAGGTTCTGCTGCCTCAAGTCTTTCATCGGCACAGGTTCGAGAAGGTCGCCTCCTACACCCAGATTGCCGATCAGCTCGGCATGGTGCTCGGGCCGCTGGTCGCCGCCGGCCTTCTCAAGCTATGGTCCTGGGAATACGTGGTGGTCTCGACGACCGCCCTGTTCATGGCGGCTGACGGCGCCATGATCATCTGGCAGCGATTCGTCCGGCCGGCATTGGCCGAACCGACGCCGGCGCCAAGCGGTTGGGCCCTGCCGATGAAAACCGCACTGCGGCACGTCATCGGACGACCGGGCCTGGTGGAGACCGTTCTTCTCGCAGCCGCCGTCAACCTCATCATTGGCGTGACCCTCGCAACGTCAGCGGCGATGGTGACCGGTGTCCACGGAGAAACAGACTCCTATTACGCCGTTCTTCAGGCCGCAGGCGCGATTGCGACCGTCGCCATCTTGTTCGCCACCGCGCATGCGCCCGCGTCCTTGCAGGTCTTGGGCGTCATCAGCTATGCGATGATCTTTGCCGGCGGCGCCGTCTCGGGACTGGCTTCCGACGCCCACGTCTACGCGCTCGGCTTCGTTCTCATTGTCGGTTTCGACAAGATGTTCAGTGTCTTCATTCGCAGCCTGCGCATGAAGATCATTCCCCGGGAAGATCTCGGCAAGACGACGGGCCTCATCATCATGCTGAACAACCTGTCCCAACCTCTCGCCGGCCTCCTGGTCAGCCTGTTCGCCGGCCTCTACGGCGCAGGCACGGTCATTGTCGCGCTGTCTCTCTTCATGGGCCTGCTCGGCCCGCTGGTCGCGGCGATCTGGCTTCGCCGGACCGCCCGAACGGTCAAGCTGGACCAACGATGA
- a CDS encoding LysR family transcriptional regulator: protein MRQINNLIRRIDLTSLQLFVAVCEEGTLTRAASRENIAMSAVSKRLAELEEALGTDLFVRHSKGMMLAPAGESLLHHARSMLTSVEKMGAELDEYRMGIRGHIRMLANVSAIVEFLPDELPAFFATHSLVKIHLEERLSAGVVKAVEEGYAEVGICVSTTNSRDLFARPYRSDRLALAVPQDHPLADRASIDFVESLDFDHIGFHADSAIYTRSRAAAAEAGKAVNLRINVPSFDAICRMVQCGLGVGLIPDRAFEVLASGMGIKAVQLRDDWAYRELKIVTRDPAGLSTVTKMLVEHLAQSGSNRAPASTAAAAVSAPSPRQGR from the coding sequence ATGCGGCAAATCAACAATCTCATCCGGCGTATCGATTTGACGTCGCTCCAGCTCTTCGTCGCGGTGTGCGAGGAGGGGACGCTGACGCGCGCGGCGTCGCGGGAAAACATTGCCATGAGCGCGGTGAGCAAGCGCCTGGCGGAGCTTGAAGAGGCGCTTGGAACCGACCTCTTTGTCCGGCACTCCAAGGGCATGATGCTGGCTCCCGCCGGGGAATCCCTGCTGCATCACGCGCGATCGATGCTGACGAGCGTCGAGAAGATGGGGGCGGAGCTCGACGAATACCGCATGGGCATCAGGGGCCACATCCGGATGCTCGCGAACGTGTCGGCCATCGTCGAATTCCTTCCCGACGAGCTGCCGGCCTTCTTCGCGACCCACAGCCTGGTCAAGATCCATCTTGAGGAAAGACTGAGTGCGGGTGTCGTCAAGGCCGTCGAGGAGGGGTATGCGGAAGTCGGGATCTGTGTGTCCACGACCAACAGCCGTGACCTCTTTGCGCGTCCCTATCGCAGCGACCGGCTTGCGCTGGCGGTGCCGCAGGATCATCCGCTGGCTGATCGGGCATCGATCGATTTCGTGGAAAGCCTGGATTTTGATCACATCGGCTTCCACGCCGACAGCGCGATCTACACCCGTTCGCGCGCGGCAGCCGCCGAGGCGGGAAAGGCGGTCAATCTGCGGATCAACGTACCGAGCTTTGATGCCATTTGTCGGATGGTGCAGTGTGGCCTGGGTGTCGGGTTGATCCCGGATCGGGCGTTCGAAGTGTTGGCTTCAGGCATGGGCATCAAGGCGGTCCAGCTCAGAGATGACTGGGCCTATCGGGAATTGAAGATCGTGACCCGCGATCCTGCCGGGCTCTCGACCGTGACCAAGATGCTCGTTGAGCATCTGGCGCAATCGGGCAGCAATCGCGCGCCGGCGTCAACGGCGGCAGCTGCGGTGTCGGCGCCGAGCCCCCGCCAAGGTCGATGA